The following are encoded in a window of Arthrobacter antioxidans genomic DNA:
- a CDS encoding carbon-nitrogen hydrolase family protein, whose amino-acid sequence MLVSVGQFRPGGDAAANLAVMRDLAAEAAAGGSELIVFPEESMFTVGRVEGSLQQAVEATWTSFVQQLSFIAAEHSIAVVAGGYEPSGEGRPFNTLVLVDGTGRIVDTYRKLHLYDAFSYQESTRIKPGDGGITVARIGGLGVGLMTCYDLRFPEQARALADAGADLICVPAAWFKGEHKIEHWETLLKARAIENTVWVAAAGTSSGHTIGHSAVIDPMGVPQAHLEDEERGVVTVEVTRRRVDDVREFLPVLRNRRFARNETIVDAH is encoded by the coding sequence ATGTTGGTCAGTGTCGGTCAGTTCAGGCCCGGCGGGGACGCCGCGGCGAACCTCGCCGTGATGCGGGACCTCGCGGCGGAGGCCGCCGCCGGGGGCTCGGAACTCATCGTCTTCCCCGAGGAGTCGATGTTCACGGTCGGCCGGGTGGAGGGCTCCCTCCAGCAGGCCGTGGAGGCCACCTGGACCTCCTTCGTCCAGCAGCTGTCCTTCATCGCCGCCGAGCACTCCATCGCCGTCGTCGCCGGGGGCTATGAGCCCAGCGGCGAGGGGCGGCCCTTCAACACACTCGTCCTCGTGGACGGGACCGGCCGGATCGTGGACACGTACCGGAAGCTGCACCTGTACGACGCCTTCAGCTACCAGGAGTCCACGCGCATCAAGCCGGGCGACGGCGGCATCACGGTGGCCCGGATCGGCGGCCTCGGGGTGGGGCTCATGACCTGCTACGACCTCCGGTTCCCCGAGCAGGCCCGGGCGCTCGCCGACGCGGGGGCAGACCTCATCTGCGTGCCGGCCGCCTGGTTCAAGGGTGAGCACAAGATCGAGCACTGGGAGACGCTGCTCAAGGCGCGGGCCATCGAGAACACCGTCTGGGTGGCGGCCGCCGGGACCTCCAGCGGCCATACGATCGGCCACTCCGCCGTCATCGACCCCATGGGGGTCCCGCAGGCACACCTCGAGGACGAGGAGCGCGGCGTCGTCACTGTCGAGGTGACACGGCGCAGGGTCGACGACGTCCGCGAGTTCCTGCCCGTCCTGCGGAACAGGCGCTTCGCGCGGAACGAGACCATTGTCGACGCCCACTGA
- a CDS encoding LacI family DNA-binding transcriptional regulator: protein MRDVARRAGVSHQTVSRVINGHPSLRPETRDRVLAAMDELSFRPNRAARALVTSRSTTIGVLVGKGFEYGPAASLQAIDSAARQAGYAVDVAHLDEVDGGSIRAALDRLLAHGVDGFIILAPQALTVEEIERLSITLPFVTVHSARAPDDHRLSVDQSGGAVLATRHLLELGHRRIAHVAGPDGWFETDARIRGYRTEMEAWGLVPEPLLSGTWTAESGYRAGLALVRDPGITAVFSSNDQMALGLMHAFREHGLRVPEDISVVGFDDVPEAAHYWPPLTTVRQDFPELGRRCVARLLGLIGAPGSAAAPGPVGAAADVRPEFVLRSSTARLQG from the coding sequence ATCCGGGACGTGGCACGGCGGGCCGGGGTCTCGCACCAGACCGTCTCCCGGGTGATCAACGGCCACCCGAGCCTCCGCCCCGAGACGCGTGACCGCGTCCTGGCCGCCATGGACGAGCTCAGCTTCCGCCCCAACCGTGCGGCCCGCGCGCTCGTGACCAGCCGTTCCACCACCATCGGCGTGCTCGTCGGCAAGGGCTTCGAGTACGGGCCCGCGGCGAGCCTGCAGGCCATCGACAGCGCAGCGCGCCAGGCGGGGTACGCCGTGGATGTGGCGCACCTCGACGAGGTCGACGGCGGGTCGATCCGGGCGGCCCTGGACCGGTTGCTGGCCCACGGCGTGGACGGCTTCATCATCCTGGCGCCGCAGGCGCTGACGGTCGAGGAGATCGAGCGGCTGTCCATCACGCTGCCCTTCGTGACGGTGCACTCCGCGCGGGCCCCTGACGACCACCGGCTGTCCGTGGACCAGTCCGGCGGGGCCGTCCTCGCCACCCGCCACCTGCTCGAGCTGGGCCACCGGCGCATCGCGCACGTGGCGGGGCCGGACGGCTGGTTCGAGACGGACGCCCGCATCCGCGGGTACCGTACCGAGATGGAGGCGTGGGGGCTGGTGCCGGAGCCCCTCCTCTCCGGCACCTGGACGGCGGAATCCGGCTACCGGGCCGGGCTCGCGCTGGTCCGGGACCCCGGGATCACCGCCGTCTTCTCCTCGAACGACCAGATGGCGCTCGGGCTGATGCACGCCTTCCGCGAGCACGGACTGCGGGTGCCCGAGGACATCAGCGTGGTGGGCTTCGACGATGTCCCCGAGGCCGCCCACTACTGGCCTCCGCTCACTACGGTGCGGCAGGACTTCCCCGAACTCGGCCGACGCTGCGTCGCGCGGCTGCTCGGGCTGATCGGCGCGCCGGGCTCGGCCGCAGCCCCCGGGCCGGTCGGGGCGGCCGCCGACGTGCGGCCCGAGTTCGTGCTCCGCTCCTCCACGGCCCGCCTCCAGGGCTGA
- the araB gene encoding ribulokinase, protein MSDSTLGASAPTEGAGRPTYVIGVDYGTLSGRAVVVRVSDGAELGASTLEYPHAVMDSTLAATGEQLPPEWALQVPSDYVDVLRAAVPDAVRQAGIDPQDVIGIATDFTACTMVPTLADGTPLNEVHGYEGRPHAYVKLWKHHAAQGQANRINELAARRGEAWLPRYGGLISSEWEFAKGLQLLEEDPELYERMDHWVEAADWIVWQLTGRYVRNACTAGYKGIYQDGAYPSEEFLAALNPEFAGFARDKVEHTIGALASKAGTLSEEAAGWTGLPAGIAVAVGNVDAHVTAPAAQATDPGQMVAIMGTSTCHVMNSDRLAEVPGMCGVVDGGIVEGSYGYEAGQSGVGDIFAWFVAHQVPGEVRDDAEAQGLSVHEYLTAQAQAEPVGAHGLVALDWHSGNRSVLVDHELSGTIVGLTLATRPHEIYRALLESTAFGTRTIVETFNASGVPVTEFVAAGGLIRNPFLMQVYADVLNMPISVIGSAQGPALGSAIHAAVAAGAYEDIHAAAAAMGRLDRAAYTPDAGRAAAYDALYREYTALHDYFGRGANDVMHRLKALRRSALTRQEAIAV, encoded by the coding sequence TTGAGTGACTCCACCCTGGGCGCATCCGCGCCGACCGAGGGCGCCGGCAGGCCCACCTACGTCATCGGCGTCGACTACGGCACCCTGTCCGGGCGCGCCGTCGTCGTCCGTGTCTCCGACGGCGCCGAGCTCGGCGCCTCGACGCTCGAGTACCCGCACGCCGTGATGGACTCGACGCTCGCCGCGACGGGGGAGCAGCTCCCGCCCGAGTGGGCCCTGCAGGTGCCCTCCGACTACGTGGACGTCCTCCGCGCGGCCGTCCCCGACGCCGTGCGGCAGGCGGGCATCGACCCGCAGGACGTCATCGGGATCGCCACGGACTTCACGGCCTGCACCATGGTGCCCACGCTCGCCGACGGCACACCCCTCAACGAGGTGCACGGCTACGAGGGCCGCCCCCATGCCTACGTGAAGCTGTGGAAGCACCACGCCGCCCAGGGCCAGGCCAACCGGATCAACGAGCTCGCAGCCCGACGCGGCGAGGCCTGGTTGCCGCGCTACGGCGGACTGATCTCGAGCGAATGGGAGTTCGCGAAGGGCCTGCAGCTGCTCGAGGAGGACCCCGAGCTGTACGAGCGCATGGACCACTGGGTGGAGGCCGCCGACTGGATCGTCTGGCAGCTCACCGGCCGGTACGTGCGCAACGCCTGCACCGCCGGGTACAAGGGCATCTACCAGGACGGCGCCTACCCCTCCGAGGAGTTCCTCGCGGCGCTCAACCCGGAGTTCGCCGGATTCGCCCGCGACAAGGTGGAGCACACCATCGGGGCCCTCGCCTCGAAGGCAGGGACGCTGTCCGAGGAGGCCGCGGGCTGGACCGGACTGCCGGCGGGCATCGCCGTCGCCGTCGGGAACGTCGACGCCCACGTCACCGCCCCCGCCGCCCAGGCCACGGACCCGGGCCAGATGGTGGCCATCATGGGCACCTCGACGTGCCACGTCATGAACTCGGACCGGCTCGCCGAGGTGCCCGGCATGTGCGGTGTCGTGGACGGCGGGATCGTCGAGGGCTCCTACGGCTACGAGGCCGGCCAGTCCGGCGTCGGCGACATCTTCGCCTGGTTCGTCGCGCACCAGGTCCCGGGGGAGGTCCGGGACGACGCCGAGGCGCAGGGACTCAGCGTCCACGAGTACCTGACCGCGCAGGCGCAGGCGGAGCCCGTCGGGGCGCACGGCCTCGTCGCGCTCGACTGGCACTCCGGCAACCGCTCCGTGCTCGTGGACCACGAACTGTCCGGGACCATCGTGGGCCTGACGCTCGCCACCCGGCCGCACGAGATCTACCGCGCACTCCTGGAATCGACGGCCTTCGGCACCCGGACGATCGTCGAGACGTTCAACGCCTCCGGCGTGCCCGTCACCGAGTTCGTGGCCGCCGGGGGCCTCATCCGCAACCCGTTCCTCATGCAGGTCTACGCCGACGTGCTCAACATGCCCATCTCGGTCATCGGCAGCGCCCAGGGCCCGGCCCTCGGGTCGGCGATCCACGCCGCCGTCGCCGCCGGTGCCTACGAGGACATCCACGCGGCCGCCGCCGCGATGGGCCGCCTGGACCGTGCCGCGTACACGCCCGACGCCGGGCGCGCCGCCGCGTACGACGCCCTGTACCGCGAGTACACCGCCCTCCACGACTACTTCGGGCGCGGCGCCAACGACGTCATGCACCGGCTCAAGGCCCTGCGCCGGTCCGCCCTCACCCGGCAGGAGGCGATCGCCGTATGA
- a CDS encoding L-ribulose-5-phosphate 4-epimerase, with the protein MSTFSPAVEAAITAVRKDVAGLHAELVRYGLVVWTGGNVSGRVPGADLFVIKPSGVGYDELTPENQILCDLDGTVVPGSAGSERAPSSDTAAHAYVYRNMPDVGGVVHTHSTYAVAWAARGEPIPCVITAMADEFGGEIPVGPFAVIGDDSIGRGIVETLTDHRSRGVLMKNHGPFTIGRDAKDAVKAAVMLEDAARTVHISRQLGTPTGIQPEHIDSLFDRYQNVYGQPAIPGAPA; encoded by the coding sequence ATGAGCACCTTCAGCCCGGCCGTCGAAGCGGCCATCACCGCGGTCCGGAAGGACGTCGCCGGCCTGCACGCCGAGCTCGTGCGCTACGGACTCGTCGTCTGGACCGGCGGCAACGTCTCGGGCCGCGTGCCCGGAGCGGACCTCTTCGTCATCAAGCCCTCCGGCGTCGGCTACGACGAGCTGACGCCGGAGAACCAGATCCTCTGCGACCTCGACGGCACCGTCGTCCCGGGAAGTGCGGGCTCGGAGCGCGCCCCGTCGAGCGACACCGCGGCGCACGCCTACGTCTACCGGAACATGCCCGACGTCGGCGGCGTGGTGCACACGCACTCCACCTACGCCGTCGCCTGGGCTGCGCGCGGCGAGCCGATCCCCTGCGTCATCACGGCCATGGCGGACGAGTTCGGCGGGGAGATCCCCGTGGGCCCGTTCGCGGTCATCGGGGACGACTCCATCGGGCGCGGCATCGTCGAGACGCTCACCGATCACCGCTCCCGCGGCGTGCTGATGAAGAACCACGGCCCGTTCACCATCGGCCGGGACGCGAAGGACGCCGTCAAGGCCGCCGTGATGCTCGAGGACGCCGCCCGGACCGTCCACATCTCCCGCCAGCTCGGCACGCCGACCGGCATCCAGCCCGAGCACATCGACTCACTCTTCGACCGCTACCAGAACGTGTACGGCCAGCCCGCCATCCCAGGAGCCCCCGCATGA
- the araA gene encoding L-arabinose isomerase, whose translation MSPLSTTLDAYEVWFLTGSQELYGEETLQQVAEQSQEIVRLLGESGLPVKVVWKPTLKDSASIRRMALEANAADHAIGVIAWMHTFSPAKMWIAGLDALRKPLLHLHTQINVALPWGEIDFDFMNLNQAAHGDREFGYIQSRLGVPRKTVVGHVSSPDVCARIASWQRAAAGWAAVHDLRVARFGDNMRNVAVTEGDKTEAELRFGVSINTWGVNDLVAAVEAQSEADVDALVAEYEETYDVVPELRRGGDRHESLRYGARQELGLLSFLEEGGFGAFTTSFEDLGALRQLPGLAVQRLMARGYGFGAEGDWKTAVLVRAAKVMGAGLPGGASLMEDYTYHLVPGEEKILGAHMLEICPTLTTAKPSLEVHPLGIGGKEDPVRLVFDTDAGAGVVVAMSDLRDRFRLTANAVEVVPPDAPLPNLPVARAVWKPEPSLETSAAAWLSAGAAHHTVLTTAVGLEVFEDFADIAEVELLRIDADTTLRDFQRELRWNAAYYRLAQKL comes from the coding sequence ATGAGCCCCCTCAGCACCACCCTCGACGCCTACGAAGTCTGGTTCCTCACGGGCAGCCAGGAGCTCTACGGCGAGGAGACACTGCAGCAGGTCGCCGAGCAGTCACAGGAGATCGTCCGCCTGCTCGGGGAGTCCGGCCTGCCCGTGAAGGTGGTCTGGAAGCCCACCCTGAAGGATTCCGCCTCGATCCGGCGCATGGCGCTGGAGGCCAACGCCGCGGACCACGCGATCGGGGTGATCGCCTGGATGCACACCTTCAGTCCCGCGAAGATGTGGATCGCGGGGCTCGACGCCCTCCGCAAGCCCCTGCTGCACCTGCATACGCAGATCAACGTGGCGCTGCCGTGGGGCGAGATCGACTTCGACTTCATGAACCTCAACCAGGCCGCCCACGGGGACCGCGAGTTCGGCTACATCCAGTCGCGCCTCGGGGTGCCGCGGAAGACCGTCGTGGGGCACGTGTCCAGTCCCGACGTCTGCGCGAGGATCGCGTCCTGGCAGCGGGCCGCCGCCGGCTGGGCCGCCGTCCACGACCTCAGGGTGGCCCGCTTCGGCGACAACATGCGCAACGTCGCCGTCACCGAGGGGGACAAGACCGAGGCCGAGCTGCGCTTCGGCGTCTCGATCAACACGTGGGGCGTCAACGACCTCGTCGCCGCCGTCGAGGCCCAGTCGGAGGCCGACGTCGATGCCCTCGTCGCCGAGTACGAGGAGACGTACGACGTGGTCCCGGAGCTCCGCCGCGGCGGGGACCGGCACGAGTCGCTGCGCTACGGCGCCCGGCAGGAACTCGGCCTGCTCTCCTTCCTCGAGGAGGGCGGCTTCGGGGCCTTCACGACCAGCTTCGAGGATCTCGGCGCGCTCCGGCAGCTGCCCGGCCTCGCCGTCCAGCGCCTCATGGCGCGCGGCTACGGCTTCGGTGCCGAGGGCGACTGGAAGACCGCCGTCCTCGTCCGGGCCGCGAAGGTCATGGGCGCCGGACTCCCGGGCGGCGCCTCCCTCATGGAGGACTACACGTACCACCTGGTGCCGGGGGAGGAGAAGATCCTCGGTGCGCACATGCTCGAGATCTGCCCCACCCTGACCACCGCGAAGCCTTCCCTCGAGGTGCACCCGCTGGGGATCGGCGGCAAGGAGGACCCCGTGCGCCTCGTGTTCGACACGGATGCCGGCGCGGGCGTCGTCGTCGCGATGTCGGACCTGCGCGACCGCTTCCGCCTCACCGCGAACGCCGTCGAGGTGGTGCCGCCCGACGCGCCGCTCCCCAACCTGCCGGTGGCCCGCGCGGTGTGGAAGCCGGAGCCGAGCCTGGAGACCTCCGCGGCCGCGTGGCTCAGCGCCGGGGCCGCGCACCACACCGTCCTCACCACCGCGGTGGGCCTCGAGGTCTTCGAGGACTTCGCGGACATCGCCGAGGTGGAACTGCTGCGGATCGACGCTGACACGACGCTGCGGGACTTCCAGCGTGAACTGCGCTGGAACGCCGCCTACTACCGGCTGGCCCAGAAACTGTAG